DNA sequence from the Candidatus Rokuibacteriota bacterium genome:
ACCACGTCATGCGACCCCTCGTCAGCGCGTCAAGCCCAGGATCAGCGCATCGAGATCCAGGCCGACGTCTGCTCCATCGACCCCCGCCCCTTAAACGTTAAGACCGACATCCGCTCCGTCGGTCCCCGCGCCGGTATACGGACTGCTCTCGTGTAAGATCTCCCTCTTTGTCCAGTGCAGGCGATGGACCTCTTTCGGTTTGCGCTACCTGACCCCTCCGGGCTGAGTCCTGGATCTACGGCCAGCCCCGCAACGGTAGCAGCATATTTCCTGCCGCCCCCCACTGGACTACCTGGGGAGAGCTGCTGGAGCGCAGGAGGAACCATTCGCCCGTGGCAGGGCGGTAGATGGCGACGTCGGCCTTGCCATCCCCATCGTAGTCGGCCGGCACGGGAGTATCACCCAGGGCCCCCCACTGCTGCAGCTGGAGCGAGGTGCTGCTCGAGCGCAGGATGAACCACTCCCCCGTCGAGGGCCGGTAGACCGCAATGTCGGC
Encoded proteins:
- a CDS encoding FG-GAP repeat protein, translating into ADIAVYRPSTGEWFILRSSSTSLQLQQWGALGDTPVPADYDGDGKADVAIYRPATGEWFLLRSSSSPQVVQWGAAGNMLLPLRGWP